In the genome of Cheilinus undulatus linkage group 6, ASM1832078v1, whole genome shotgun sequence, one region contains:
- the nolc1 gene encoding nucleolar and coiled-body phosphoprotein 1 isoform X1 has protein sequence MAAENSTPSDLYKCVYSFLLENKFSKAAQEFLKQTKVTLQDENEESLVNIYNFWVKSPEAKKRKAPADTTEVTTNGPKAKKAKTTAESSSSEESSSEDEEAQPTKATPAAAQAGPAKAAAAATKAASSSSEDSSDSEEEKAPAKPPAKAPVKPAAAAPAAGSTRKKDSSSSSEESDSEDEQPAKAPAAKPKTALVAAPKAAAPVKAAAQKKQESSSSEDSSDSEDEEPAKAPVKPAPVKPAAAAESSSEDSSSEDEAPPSKKPKAGAYSAVPPPASVQVAPAAASKAKEDSSSDSSDDSSDEEEGKKGAGKSAPVKTPAAKPDVPKPAAKKAESSSDSSDSSSDEEEAKKPAAKAAPTKPAPAKTAPAKKDDSDSSSSEEEEEKKKPAAKVTPAKAAPAKLVAAKEDSSEEESSSDEEEEETAKKPPAKPAPAKAAPAKKDESSSSDSDSSEDEAPAKPATKASAPPAPAAASKPAAKAADSSSDSEDSSEEEEEPVKAKPVAKQAPKPATPVTKPPAAAESSSDSDSSSEDEEDAGKAKPTAAKPAAPASKPATPAAKPAAAAKESSSDSASSSDEEEPVKAKPAAAKPATPAAKPATPAAKPAAAAKESSSDSDSSSEEEEEPAKAKAVAAKPATPASKPATPAAKPAAAAESSSDSDSSSDEEEPVKAKPAAAKAATPASKPATPAAKPAAAAESSSDSDSSSEDEDEPVKAKPAAAKPATPASKPVTPAAKPAAVESSDSDSDSSDSENEAAKPAAKKQTSAAAKKPAPAATKASADSSDDSSSEEEEEEPKKTTPAPKPAPKKAAATKKAEESSSDSTDSETETKGTPAKPAATNGKATTPKAATPAAKTPAKPAESSSSDSSSDEEEEVSKSAAKPAATTKTTPAAKAKESSSSEDSSSEEEEAPRKAATAPTTPTTNGTKGKRKREKESSESEEEETEDKTPNNKKPSTTPQTFPKANKKTSHIPFRRIREDEVEVDPRLADNSFEAKFGANGDWGQKANDVLKFTKGKSFRHEKTKKKRGSYRGGAISTTVNSIKFDSD, from the exons ATGGCGGCGGAAAACTCAACGCCGAGTGATCTTTACAAATGCGTTTATTCGTTTCTGCTGGAGAACAAGTTCTCCAAAGCGGCTCAGGAGTTTCTGAAGCAGACTAAAGTG ACTCTTCAAGATGAAAATGAAGAGAGTCTGGTCAACATCTACAACTTCTGGGTGAA ATCTCCTGAAGCCAAAAAACGAAAAGCACCGGCAGATACGACTGAAGTTACAACAAATGGTCCAAAAGCTAAGAAAGCAAAAACCACTGCAGAAAGCTCCAGCAGTGAGGAGTCGAGCAGTGAGGATGAAGAAGCACAACCAACAAAAGCAACTCCAGCAG CAGCTCAGGCTGGTCCTgccaaagcagcagcagcagcgactAAAGCTGCGTCCAGCAGCAGTGAAGACTCCAGTGACTCTGAGGAGGAGAAGGCACCTGCAAAGCCCCCAGCGAAG GCTCCTGTGAagccagctgctgctgctcctgctgcaggCAGCACGAGGAAGAAAGACAGCAGCTCCAGCAGTGAAGAGTCTGACTCTGAGGACGAGCAGCCCGCCAAAGCTCCTGCAGCAA AACCCAAGACAGCTCTAGTTGCAGCACCAAAAGCAGCCGCCCCCGTTAAAGCTGCAGCtcagaaaaaacaagaaagcagcagcagtgaagacTCCTCTGATTCTGAAGATGAAGAACCAGCTAAG GCTCCAGTCAAACCTGCCCCAGTAAagcctgcagctgctgctgagtCAAGCAGTGAGGACTCTTCATCAGAAGATGAGGCTCCACCAAGCAAAAAGCCCAAAGCAG GAGCATACAGTGCAGTCCCTCCCCCTGCTTCAGTGCAGGTAGCTCCAGCTGCAGCCAGCAAGGCCAAAGAGGACAGCTCCTCTGACAGCAGTGATGACAGCAGTGATGAAGAAGAAGGGAAGAAAGGAGCAG GGAAATCTGCACCAGTCAAGACCCCTGCTGCCAAACCTGATGTTCCCAAACCAGCTGCAAAGAAAGCAGAATCCAGTTCAGATAGCTCAG attcAAGCTCAGATGAAGAGGAGGCAAAGAAGCCTGCAGCCAAAGCAGCACCCACTAAACCTGCACCTGCCAAGACTGCACCAGCTAAAAAGGATGACTCGGACTCATCGagttcagaggaagaagaggaaaagaagaaacCTGCAGCAAAGGTGACTCCTGCTAAAGCTGCTCCAGCTAAGCTTGTCGCAGCTAAAGAAGACTCCTCTGAGGAGGAGTCCAGTtcagacgaggaggaggaggagacagcaAAGAAGCCCCCAGCTAAACCTGCACCTGCCAAGGCTGCCCCCGCTAAAAAAGACGAGTCTTCAAGCTCAG ATTCAGATAGCTCTGAAGATGAAGCTCCTGCAAAACCTGCAACTAAAGCTTCTGCTCCACCAGCGCCTGCTGCTGCTTCTAAACCAGCagcaaaggcagcagacagcagctctgactcaGAAGACTCAtctgaggaggaagaagaacCAGTGAAAGCCAAACCAGTGGCTAAACAAGCTCCCAAGCCTGCTACCCCTGTTACAAAGcctcctgcagcagcagagagcagctCAGATTCCGATTCCTCCTCTGAGGATGAGGAAGATGCAGGTAAAGCAAAGCCAACTGCAGCTAAACCAGCTGCACCAGCCTCCAAGCCTGCAACACCTGCAGCaaagcctgctgctgctgctaaagAGAGCAGCTCTGACTCTGCCTCTTCTTCTGATGAGGAGGAACCAGTCAAAGCTAAACCTGCAGCAGCTAAGCCAGCGACACCAGCAGCCAAGCCTGCCACTCCTGCTGCaaaacctgctgctgctgctaaagAGAGCAGCTCAGACTCTGATTCATCTtctgaagaggaggaagagccaGCCAAAGCAAAAGCTGTGGCAGCAAAACCTGCAACGCCAGCCTCAAAGCCTGCAACGCCTGCAGCAAAGcctgctgcagcagctgaaaGCAGCTCAGACTCTGACTCTTCTTCTGATGAGGAGGAACCGGTCAAAGCCAAACCTGCAGCAGCTAAGGCAGCGACACCAGCCTCAAAGCCAGCCACTCCTGCAGCAAagcctgctgcagctgcagaaagTAGTTCTGACTCTGACTCCTCTtctgaagatgaagatgaaccAGTGAAGGCTAAACCTGCAGCAGCTAAGCCTGCAACCCCGGCTTCAAAACCTGTAACTCCTGCAGCTAAACCTGCAGCAGTGGAGAGCTCAGACTCTGACAGTGACAGCTCTGACTCTGAGAATGAGGCAGCCAAACCTGcagcaaagaaacaaacttctgCAGCGGCAAAGAAGCCTGCCCCTGCTGCCACAAAAGCTTCTGCAGACTCTAGTGATGACAGCTCcagtgaagaggaggaggaggaacccaagaagacaacaccagCACCCAAGCCTGCCCCCAAAAAGGCAGCTGCAACaaagaaagcagaggagagCAGCTCAGACAGCACTGATTCAGAGACAGAGACCAAGGGTACACCTGCTAAACCTGCAGCCACAAATGGCAAGGCCACAACACCTAAAGCAGCCACCCCTGCAGCCAAGACCCCAGCCAAGCCGGCAGAATCCTCATCCagtgacagcagctctgacgaGGAAGAAGAGGTCAGTAAAAGCGCTGCAAAACCTGCTGCAACAACCAAGACAACCCcagcagctaaagctaaagagagcagcagctctgaAGACAGTTCATCCGAGGAAGAGGAAGCACCACGCAAAGCGGCCACAGCACCAACCACCCCCACAACAAATG GTACCAAGGgcaagagaaaaagagagaaagaatcaTCAGAAAgtgaagaagaagagacagaagacaagacaccaaacaacaaaaaaccaTCAACCACACCACAGACGTTTCCTAAAGCCAATAAGAAG ACTTCCCACATACCGTTTCGCAGGATAAGAGAGGATGAAGTAGAAGTGGACCCCAGACTTGCAGACAACTCTTTTGAAGCAAAG TTTGGAGCAAATGGAGACTGGGGCCAGAAAGCTAACGACGTTCTCAAGTTCACAAAAGGAAAATCATTTCGCCATGAGAAGacgaagaagaagagaggaagcTACCGCGGCGGAGCAATCTCCACGACAGTCAACTCTATAAAGTTTGATAGTGACTGA
- the nolc1 gene encoding nucleolar and coiled-body phosphoprotein 1 isoform X2 gives MAAENSTPSDLYKCVYSFLLENKFSKAAQEFLKQTKVTLQDENEESLVNIYNFWVKSPEAKKRKAPADTTEVTTNGPKAKKAKTTAESSSSEESSSEDEEAQPTKATPAAQAGPAKAAAAATKAASSSSEDSSDSEEEKAPAKPPAKAPVKPAAAAPAAGSTRKKDSSSSSEESDSEDEQPAKAPAAKPKTALVAAPKAAAPVKAAAQKKQESSSSEDSSDSEDEEPAKAPVKPAPVKPAAAAESSSEDSSSEDEAPPSKKPKAGAYSAVPPPASVQVAPAAASKAKEDSSSDSSDDSSDEEEGKKGAGKSAPVKTPAAKPDVPKPAAKKAESSSDSSDSSSDEEEAKKPAAKAAPTKPAPAKTAPAKKDDSDSSSSEEEEEKKKPAAKVTPAKAAPAKLVAAKEDSSEEESSSDEEEEETAKKPPAKPAPAKAAPAKKDESSSSDSDSSEDEAPAKPATKASAPPAPAAASKPAAKAADSSSDSEDSSEEEEEPVKAKPVAKQAPKPATPVTKPPAAAESSSDSDSSSEDEEDAGKAKPTAAKPAAPASKPATPAAKPAAAAKESSSDSASSSDEEEPVKAKPAAAKPATPAAKPATPAAKPAAAAKESSSDSDSSSEEEEEPAKAKAVAAKPATPASKPATPAAKPAAAAESSSDSDSSSDEEEPVKAKPAAAKAATPASKPATPAAKPAAAAESSSDSDSSSEDEDEPVKAKPAAAKPATPASKPVTPAAKPAAVESSDSDSDSSDSENEAAKPAAKKQTSAAAKKPAPAATKASADSSDDSSSEEEEEEPKKTTPAPKPAPKKAAATKKAEESSSDSTDSETETKGTPAKPAATNGKATTPKAATPAAKTPAKPAESSSSDSSSDEEEEVSKSAAKPAATTKTTPAAKAKESSSSEDSSSEEEEAPRKAATAPTTPTTNGTKGKRKREKESSESEEEETEDKTPNNKKPSTTPQTFPKANKKTSHIPFRRIREDEVEVDPRLADNSFEAKFGANGDWGQKANDVLKFTKGKSFRHEKTKKKRGSYRGGAISTTVNSIKFDSD, from the exons ATGGCGGCGGAAAACTCAACGCCGAGTGATCTTTACAAATGCGTTTATTCGTTTCTGCTGGAGAACAAGTTCTCCAAAGCGGCTCAGGAGTTTCTGAAGCAGACTAAAGTG ACTCTTCAAGATGAAAATGAAGAGAGTCTGGTCAACATCTACAACTTCTGGGTGAA ATCTCCTGAAGCCAAAAAACGAAAAGCACCGGCAGATACGACTGAAGTTACAACAAATGGTCCAAAAGCTAAGAAAGCAAAAACCACTGCAGAAAGCTCCAGCAGTGAGGAGTCGAGCAGTGAGGATGAAGAAGCACAACCAACAAAAGCAACTCCAGCAG CTCAGGCTGGTCCTgccaaagcagcagcagcagcgactAAAGCTGCGTCCAGCAGCAGTGAAGACTCCAGTGACTCTGAGGAGGAGAAGGCACCTGCAAAGCCCCCAGCGAAG GCTCCTGTGAagccagctgctgctgctcctgctgcaggCAGCACGAGGAAGAAAGACAGCAGCTCCAGCAGTGAAGAGTCTGACTCTGAGGACGAGCAGCCCGCCAAAGCTCCTGCAGCAA AACCCAAGACAGCTCTAGTTGCAGCACCAAAAGCAGCCGCCCCCGTTAAAGCTGCAGCtcagaaaaaacaagaaagcagcagcagtgaagacTCCTCTGATTCTGAAGATGAAGAACCAGCTAAG GCTCCAGTCAAACCTGCCCCAGTAAagcctgcagctgctgctgagtCAAGCAGTGAGGACTCTTCATCAGAAGATGAGGCTCCACCAAGCAAAAAGCCCAAAGCAG GAGCATACAGTGCAGTCCCTCCCCCTGCTTCAGTGCAGGTAGCTCCAGCTGCAGCCAGCAAGGCCAAAGAGGACAGCTCCTCTGACAGCAGTGATGACAGCAGTGATGAAGAAGAAGGGAAGAAAGGAGCAG GGAAATCTGCACCAGTCAAGACCCCTGCTGCCAAACCTGATGTTCCCAAACCAGCTGCAAAGAAAGCAGAATCCAGTTCAGATAGCTCAG attcAAGCTCAGATGAAGAGGAGGCAAAGAAGCCTGCAGCCAAAGCAGCACCCACTAAACCTGCACCTGCCAAGACTGCACCAGCTAAAAAGGATGACTCGGACTCATCGagttcagaggaagaagaggaaaagaagaaacCTGCAGCAAAGGTGACTCCTGCTAAAGCTGCTCCAGCTAAGCTTGTCGCAGCTAAAGAAGACTCCTCTGAGGAGGAGTCCAGTtcagacgaggaggaggaggagacagcaAAGAAGCCCCCAGCTAAACCTGCACCTGCCAAGGCTGCCCCCGCTAAAAAAGACGAGTCTTCAAGCTCAG ATTCAGATAGCTCTGAAGATGAAGCTCCTGCAAAACCTGCAACTAAAGCTTCTGCTCCACCAGCGCCTGCTGCTGCTTCTAAACCAGCagcaaaggcagcagacagcagctctgactcaGAAGACTCAtctgaggaggaagaagaacCAGTGAAAGCCAAACCAGTGGCTAAACAAGCTCCCAAGCCTGCTACCCCTGTTACAAAGcctcctgcagcagcagagagcagctCAGATTCCGATTCCTCCTCTGAGGATGAGGAAGATGCAGGTAAAGCAAAGCCAACTGCAGCTAAACCAGCTGCACCAGCCTCCAAGCCTGCAACACCTGCAGCaaagcctgctgctgctgctaaagAGAGCAGCTCTGACTCTGCCTCTTCTTCTGATGAGGAGGAACCAGTCAAAGCTAAACCTGCAGCAGCTAAGCCAGCGACACCAGCAGCCAAGCCTGCCACTCCTGCTGCaaaacctgctgctgctgctaaagAGAGCAGCTCAGACTCTGATTCATCTtctgaagaggaggaagagccaGCCAAAGCAAAAGCTGTGGCAGCAAAACCTGCAACGCCAGCCTCAAAGCCTGCAACGCCTGCAGCAAAGcctgctgcagcagctgaaaGCAGCTCAGACTCTGACTCTTCTTCTGATGAGGAGGAACCGGTCAAAGCCAAACCTGCAGCAGCTAAGGCAGCGACACCAGCCTCAAAGCCAGCCACTCCTGCAGCAAagcctgctgcagctgcagaaagTAGTTCTGACTCTGACTCCTCTtctgaagatgaagatgaaccAGTGAAGGCTAAACCTGCAGCAGCTAAGCCTGCAACCCCGGCTTCAAAACCTGTAACTCCTGCAGCTAAACCTGCAGCAGTGGAGAGCTCAGACTCTGACAGTGACAGCTCTGACTCTGAGAATGAGGCAGCCAAACCTGcagcaaagaaacaaacttctgCAGCGGCAAAGAAGCCTGCCCCTGCTGCCACAAAAGCTTCTGCAGACTCTAGTGATGACAGCTCcagtgaagaggaggaggaggaacccaagaagacaacaccagCACCCAAGCCTGCCCCCAAAAAGGCAGCTGCAACaaagaaagcagaggagagCAGCTCAGACAGCACTGATTCAGAGACAGAGACCAAGGGTACACCTGCTAAACCTGCAGCCACAAATGGCAAGGCCACAACACCTAAAGCAGCCACCCCTGCAGCCAAGACCCCAGCCAAGCCGGCAGAATCCTCATCCagtgacagcagctctgacgaGGAAGAAGAGGTCAGTAAAAGCGCTGCAAAACCTGCTGCAACAACCAAGACAACCCcagcagctaaagctaaagagagcagcagctctgaAGACAGTTCATCCGAGGAAGAGGAAGCACCACGCAAAGCGGCCACAGCACCAACCACCCCCACAACAAATG GTACCAAGGgcaagagaaaaagagagaaagaatcaTCAGAAAgtgaagaagaagagacagaagacaagacaccaaacaacaaaaaaccaTCAACCACACCACAGACGTTTCCTAAAGCCAATAAGAAG ACTTCCCACATACCGTTTCGCAGGATAAGAGAGGATGAAGTAGAAGTGGACCCCAGACTTGCAGACAACTCTTTTGAAGCAAAG TTTGGAGCAAATGGAGACTGGGGCCAGAAAGCTAACGACGTTCTCAAGTTCACAAAAGGAAAATCATTTCGCCATGAGAAGacgaagaagaagagaggaagcTACCGCGGCGGAGCAATCTCCACGACAGTCAACTCTATAAAGTTTGATAGTGACTGA
- the LOC121510966 gene encoding zinc finger protein 664-like isoform X2, giving the protein MLHRTDIPQQYICKEEEALPDQLLFNQERNFKEDPEFPQIKEEQEEHFIHDEGEELELKQETESFNIIVISSESEQKPDFLAHNSHVIENEDPECSNHGDSLSKRVSELANRLSKNENVCNPVTGKESLKCDSCGETFKDDSELEFHPCGHTGQTIHTCKSCGKIFKYLYLLKLHTRIHTDEKPYSCETCGKGFKFGHLLKRHMKTHTDIPQQHICKEEGVFFDQQPCNEERNFRLDLEDPELPLIKEEQEGVYFSQEREQLELKKEPENFESAFTCEENDHSESVLKVVHQLLTHNSHVTENHEHGSSNHSDSTPETFLHESSSHSLELSNSLCKPDTGKNSFKCDTCGEVFVESVVSQSEDSSCRHMTTCPWTTFPAVSVV; this is encoded by the exons ATGTTACACAGAACGG aCATCCCACAGCAGTACATCTGTAAAGAGGAGGAGGCTCTCCCTGACCAGCTGCTCTTTAACCAAGAGAGGAACTTCAAAGAGGACCCAGAGTTTCCACAGATTAAAGAAGAACAGGAGGAACACTTTATCCATGATGAGGGAGAGGAGCTTGAGCTGAAGCAAGAGACTGAAAGCTTTAACATTATTGTTATTAGTTCTGAAAGTGAACAAAAACCTGACTTCCTCGCTCACAACTCTCATGTTATTGAGAATGAAGATCCTGAATGCAGCAATCATGGAGACTCCTTATCAAAACGAGTATCAGAGCTAGCAAACAGActttctaaaaatgaaaatgtctgtAATCCTGTTACAGGTAAAGAGTCTTTAAAATGTGACTCATGTGGTGAAACTTTTAAGGATGATTCAGAATTAGAGTTTCATCCATGTGGCCACACAGGTCAGACGATACATACTTGCAAGAGTTGTGGGAAAATCTTCAAGTACTTGTATTTGCTGAAACTTCATACAAGAATCCACACAGATGAGAAGCCATATTCTTGTGAAACATGTGGAAAAGGTTTTAAATTTGGCCATCTATTGAAACGCCACATGAAAACCCACACAG ACATCCCACAGCAACATATTTGTAAGGAAGAGGGGGTTTTCTTTGACCAGCAGCCCTGTAATGAGGAGAGGAACTTCAGACTGGACCTAGAGGATCCAGAGCTTCCACTGattaaagaggaacaggagggAGTCTACTTCAGTCAAGAAAGAGAGCAGCTTGAGCTGAAGAAGGAGCCTGAAAACTTTGAGTCGGCTTTTACTTGTGAGGAAAATGACCACAGTGAATCAGTACTAAAGGTGGTCCACCAGCTCCTTACTCACAACTCCCATGTTACTGAGAACCACGAACATGGAAGCAGCAATCACAGCGACTCAACACCAGAAACATTTCTTCATGAAAGCTCAAGCCACTCCCTTGAATTATCAAATAGTCTCTGTAAACCTGACACTGGTAAAAATTCTTTCAAATGTGACACATGTGGAGAAGTTTTTGTGG AGTCGGTCGTCTCACAATCGGAAGACAGCTCCTGCAGGCACATGACAACGTGTCCTTGGACAACATTTCctgctgtgtcagtggtgtGA
- the LOC121510966 gene encoding zinc finger protein 420-like isoform X1 — protein MLHRTDIPQQYICKEEEALPDQLLFNQERNFKEDPEFPQIKEEQEEHFIHDEGEELELKQETESFNIIVISSESEQKPDFLAHNSHVIENEDPECSNHGDSLSKRVSELANRLSKNENVCNPVTGKESLKCDSCGETFKDDSELEFHPCGHTGQTIHTCKSCGKIFKYLYLLKLHTRIHTDEKPYSCETCGKGFKFGHLLKRHMKTHTDIPQQHICKEEGVFFDQQPCNEERNFRLDLEDPELPLIKEEQEGVYFSQEREQLELKKEPENFESAFTCEENDHSESVLKVVHQLLTHNSHVTENHEHGSSNHSDSTPETFLHESSSHSLELSNSLCKPDTGKNSFKCDTCGEVFVGKSEFKIHLRVHKGQEIYTCKICGKIFGHLYLLKIHARVHTGEKPYSCKTCGKRFLHCINLNRHILIHTGEKPFACKNCGKSFRIKYDLTVHMRTHTGERPYSCSTCGKRFRQWTNLNRHVRAHETRKAYLCKTCGKVLSNNYVLQRHMLTHTGEKLYPCSICGKNYSRKAALNKHTQTHTG, from the exons ATGTTACACAGAACGG aCATCCCACAGCAGTACATCTGTAAAGAGGAGGAGGCTCTCCCTGACCAGCTGCTCTTTAACCAAGAGAGGAACTTCAAAGAGGACCCAGAGTTTCCACAGATTAAAGAAGAACAGGAGGAACACTTTATCCATGATGAGGGAGAGGAGCTTGAGCTGAAGCAAGAGACTGAAAGCTTTAACATTATTGTTATTAGTTCTGAAAGTGAACAAAAACCTGACTTCCTCGCTCACAACTCTCATGTTATTGAGAATGAAGATCCTGAATGCAGCAATCATGGAGACTCCTTATCAAAACGAGTATCAGAGCTAGCAAACAGActttctaaaaatgaaaatgtctgtAATCCTGTTACAGGTAAAGAGTCTTTAAAATGTGACTCATGTGGTGAAACTTTTAAGGATGATTCAGAATTAGAGTTTCATCCATGTGGCCACACAGGTCAGACGATACATACTTGCAAGAGTTGTGGGAAAATCTTCAAGTACTTGTATTTGCTGAAACTTCATACAAGAATCCACACAGATGAGAAGCCATATTCTTGTGAAACATGTGGAAAAGGTTTTAAATTTGGCCATCTATTGAAACGCCACATGAAAACCCACACAG ACATCCCACAGCAACATATTTGTAAGGAAGAGGGGGTTTTCTTTGACCAGCAGCCCTGTAATGAGGAGAGGAACTTCAGACTGGACCTAGAGGATCCAGAGCTTCCACTGattaaagaggaacaggagggAGTCTACTTCAGTCAAGAAAGAGAGCAGCTTGAGCTGAAGAAGGAGCCTGAAAACTTTGAGTCGGCTTTTACTTGTGAGGAAAATGACCACAGTGAATCAGTACTAAAGGTGGTCCACCAGCTCCTTACTCACAACTCCCATGTTACTGAGAACCACGAACATGGAAGCAGCAATCACAGCGACTCAACACCAGAAACATTTCTTCATGAAAGCTCAAGCCACTCCCTTGAATTATCAAATAGTCTCTGTAAACCTGACACTGGTAAAAATTCTTTCAAATGTGACACATGTGGAGAAGTTTTTGTGGGTAAGTCGGAATTTAAGATACATCTTCGTGTCCACAAAGGTCAGGAGATTTATACTTGCAAGATTTGTGGAAAAATATTCGGGCACTTGTATTTACTGAAAATTCATGCGAGAgttcacacaggtgagaagccatATTCTTGCAAAACATGTGGGAAAAGATTCCTTCACTGCATTAACTTGAAtagacacattttaattcatacaGGCGAAAAGCCTTTTGCTTGTAAAAATTGTGGTAAATCTTTCAGAATTAAATATGATTTGACTGtccacatgagaacacacacaggtgagaggccttactcctgcagcacctgtgggaAACGTTTTAGGCAGTGGACAAATTTAAACAGACACGTTCGAGCTCATGAAACCAGAAAGGCATATTTATGTAAAACATGTGGTAAAGTCCTTTCTAATAACTATGTGTTGCAACGCCACATGttaacacacacaggtgagaagcttTACCCCTGCAGCATCTGTGGAAAAAATTACAGTCGAAAGGCAGCCTTGAATAAACACACTCAAACTCATACAGGTTAG